CGGGTACGGCGCATCAGCACCGCACCGCCGAGCAGCAGCGCGGCGCTCGCGCCGGCGGCCAGACCCAGGTCGGCGGCACCGGTGTCGGCCAGGTGCGCGCCCGGGACGTCGGACCCGGGCGTACCGGACCCGGGCGTGCCCGAGCCGGGGGTGTCGGTCCCGGGGGTGCCGGTCGGCGGCTCGTCGACGGGCGGCTGGTCCACCGGGGGCTCGTCCACGGGCGGCTCGTCGACCGGCGGCTCGTCGACCGGGGGCTCGTCCACGGGCGGCTCGTCGACCGGCGGCTCGTCGACCGGGGGCTCGTCCACGGGGGGTTCGTCGACCGGCGGCTCGTCCACCGGCGGCTCATCCACCGGGGGCTCGTCCACGGGCGGCTTGTCCACCGGGGGCTTGTCCACCGGCGGGTGGCCGTGCTTCGGGCCGTCGGCGTTCACGCACTTGTTGCCGAAGGCCGGGTTCAGCAGAGCGATCACATTGACGGTGTTGCCGCACACATTGACCGGGACGTGCACCGGCACCTGCACCGCGTTGCCCGAACCGACCCCCGGCGAACCGACGGCCGCGCCCTCGGCCGACGCGTCGGCGTGCGCGGTGCCGCCGACCGCCGCCAGGAGACCTGATGCGGCCGCCATGACGATGATGCTTCTGTTCAAGACCTGTCGCATTACTTGCCCTTCCTTAGGACACTCGCGAGGACATCGCGTGGGTGCTTCGCGCGCGGGGACGAGCAGCCGTCGGGCGGAGGCGCGGCGGAGCCGGGCCCCGCGGCGAAGCCATGGTGAAAGTGGTGAGAACGTGCGCGCTGGACGACTGCCATAACGACTCAGGTCCGTGCGGGAAACTTGGAGGCGCGTGGAAATTGTGTAATCACCCGAACGGGTAAAGTCGTCGGCGTCCGTGTATCCCGGTGAGCAGAGAAAGAGAAACGATTCTTCCTCAACTGCTCTGAAAAACACTCATGTTGACGAAGGGAAGCGCACTCTCCGATAGAGGGAGGGGGCTCGGAGTCTTCGGTGCTCGTCCACCCGTTCGGATGGCGGAAACCGGAGTGTCGCGCTTGATGAGCGCACGAACGGGCGCTCGTACGAACAGGGATGGGGAGCGATCTCCGTGTCCGGCATTCGGGTGAATGGGCGGAACCTAACGCCTGACGGCGAGTTGACCAGGGGGCTCCGCTACGGGGCGACCAGTACGAGAAGGGTTAATCGTGATCAAGAAGGTTCTGGCTACGGGCGCTGTCGCCGCCTCCATCCTCGGTCTCGGCGCGACGCAGGCCATGGCCATCGCCAACGACGGCGGCACCACCTCGGTCAACGGCAACGGTGCCTCGCAGTCGTACGGCAACTCCGAGACCCACGGTGACTGGAGCCCGCAGTTCGCGCTCATCCAGGGCTCGCTGAACAAGCCCTGCATCGCCCTCCCGGCCAAGGCGAACCTCGGTTCGC
The nucleotide sequence above comes from Streptomyces sp. NBC_01116. Encoded proteins:
- a CDS encoding chaplin family protein; translation: MRQVLNRSIIVMAAASGLLAAVGGTAHADASAEGAAVGSPGVGSGNAVQVPVHVPVNVCGNTVNVIALLNPAFGNKCVNADGPKHGHPPVDKPPVDKPPVDEPPVDEPPVDEPPVDEPPVDEPPVDEPPVDEPPVDEPPVDEPPVDEPPVDEPPVDQPPVDEPPTGTPGTDTPGSGTPGSGTPGSDVPGAHLADTGAADLGLAAGASAALLLGGAVLMRRTRNARD
- a CDS encoding rodlin; translation: MIKKVLATGAVAASILGLGATQAMAIANDGGTTSVNGNGASQSYGNSETHGDWSPQFALIQGSLNKPCIALPAKANLGSLIGVVPIAVQDINVLSSPQNQQCTENSTQAKGDEALSHILEDIPILSGNGAGNN